In a single window of the Platichthys flesus chromosome 5, fPlaFle2.1, whole genome shotgun sequence genome:
- the LOC133953856 gene encoding leucine-rich repeat LGI family member 2-like, with translation MTSAGQRLLVLLTLLCISGAAESKRNFKCPSGCACSKETIICVGPAHMPRTIPSDINSLSMVNGSIPEITEGMFALMPSLQLLLLNANSLTTIKDDAFSGLPHLEYLFIEGNKIETITKNALRGLRDLTHLSLANNKMSSLPRDLFFDLNSLLELDLRGNSFQCSCENKWLMTWLKNTNATVSDVFCAGSSEMKGKRLRDLPIPPGECMSTDFVRHQSIPIQSMSADIFSFKEDIYVAMAAPNTNSCVVMEWDHIEMNFRKFDNITGKSVVGCKSVLIDNHVLIIVTQLFGGSHIYKFDDQQNKFTKFQTIEVFNISKPNDIEVFQMDGDWYFVIVDSSKSGLSTLYKWIDQPDRNETGFNSYQFLHEWFRDTDAEFVQVDGKSYLILASRSQSPVIYLWNKSSLKFILHGEIQNVEDVVAVKAFREDGELYLATTCYIGDSKILKWANKLFTEVQALPSRGAMVLQPFSFRDRHYLALGSDYSFTQIYLWDAETKTFHKFKDIYVQSPRSFTVVTTDRRNFIFSSSFKGKSMVFEHITVDLSL, from the exons ATGACATCCGCCGGGCAGAGGCTCCTGGTGCTCCTCACACTTCTCTGCATCAGTGGAGCGGCTGAATCCAAGAGGAATTTCAAATGTCCTTCAGGATGCGCCTGCTCCAAGGAGACCATCATCTGCGTCGGTCCGGCTCACATGCCCAGGACCATACCCAGCGACATCAACTCGCT GAGCATGGTGAATGGATCCATCCCTGAAATCACAGAGGGCATGTTCGCTCTCATGCCTTCTCTTCAGCTGCT gctTTTAAATGCCAATTCTTTGACCACCATTAAAGATGATGCTTTCTCTGGTCTCCCACATCTTGAATACTT ATTCATCGAAGGCAACAAGATTGAAACAATCACCAAAAATGCCTTGCGTGGTCTACGAGATTTGACTCATCT CTCCCTCGCCAACAACAAGATGAGCTCTCTGCCAAGAGATCTTTTTTTTGACTTGAATTCGTTGCTGGAACT GGATCTACGAGGCAACTCTTTCCAGTGCAGCTGTGAGAACAAATGGCTGATGACGtggctgaaaaacacaaacgcCACAGTGTCGGATGTCTTCTGCGCAGGGTCCAGTGAGATGAAGGGCAAGCGGCTCCGCGACCTTCCTATTCCACCGGGCGAGTGCATGTCCACAG ACTTTGTGCGTCATCAGTCCATTCCCATTCAGTCCATGTCAGCAGACATCTTCTCCTTTAAAGAGGATATCTATGTGGCGATGGCTGCTCCCAACACCAACAGCTGCGTGGTTATGGAGTGGGATCACATCGAAATGAACTTCAGAAAATTTGATAATATCACAG GGAAGTCGGTTGTTGGATGTAAGTCGGTCCTGATCGACAACCACGTCCTGATAATTGTCACCCAGCTCTTTGGTGGATCCCACATTTATAAGTTTGACGATCAACAAAACAAGTTCACCAAGTTTCAAACGATTGAAGTCTTCAACATCTCCAAGCCAAATGACATTGAGGTCTTCCAAATGGACGGTGATTGGTATTTCGTGATTGTGGACAGCTCCAAGTCTGGATTGTCCACTCTGTACAAGTGGATCGACCAGCCAGACCGCAACGAAACTGGTTTTAACTCCTACCAGTTTCTCCACGAGTGGTTTCGCGATACGGACGCTGAGTTTGTTCAAGTGGACGGGAAGTCCTACCTCATCTTAGCCAGTCGATCTCAGTCTCCTGTCATCTACCTGTGGAACAAAAGCTCCCTGAAGTTCATTCTCCATGGTGAGATTCAGAATGTGGAGGACGTGGTGGCGGTCAAAGCGTTTCGGGAGGACGGAGAGTTGTACCTGGCCACGACCTGCTACATCGGGGACTCCAAAATCCTCAAATGGGCCAACAAGCTGTTCACGGAGGTGCAGGCTCTGCCGTCTCGAGGAGCCATGGTCCTCCAGCCGTTCTCCTTCAGGGACAGACACTACCTCGCCCTCGGCAGCGACTACTCCTTTACACAGATCTACCTCTGGGACGCGGAGACCAAAACCTTCCACAAGTTCAAGGACATTTACGTGCAATCACCTCGGTCGTTTACAGTCGTGACCACAGACCGCAGGAATTTCATCTTCTCTTCCAGCTTCAAGGGCAAATCCATGGTTTTTGAGCATATTACTGTCGATTTGAGCCTATAG